In one Nitrospira sp. CR1.1 genomic region, the following are encoded:
- a CDS encoding Do family serine endopeptidase: MKRPTPSLSILAGIAAVSAGLIWSYTPLSSSHASNPSPVAEERTMTPAGALPAAGFADVAKTVTPAVVNITTSGTEEVSDHARPRGKMEDFFGSPFGPRRFGPPMEPREHRGGGQGSGVIVTQDGYVLTNNHVIAGAKTVTVTLPDKREFKGRIVGSDPKSDIAVIKIDGTQLPTVPWGDSSRLQVGEYVLAVGNPFGLNSTVTLGIVSALGRGHMGITQYEDFIQTDAAINPGNSGGALVNTKGELIGINTAIFSQTGGYQGVGFAVSTGMSKPIYESLVKTGKVVRGYLGIGIQDLNHDLAKSFGVKSSNGAVVTDVKEEGPADKAGIKQGDVILSFQGAPIEDAVTLQRAVTRTAVGSKATVKVLRDGHEQELSVTLAELPDTQQVAKAEIESPDQPLAGLAVQELDRETAQELGLKGKIQGVVVTNVDPESDAERAGLMPGDVIREINRKPVTSMKEFDRAASSLKKGQTVLVLINRRGASLYLSAKI; this comes from the coding sequence ATGAAACGACCCACACCGTCACTCAGTATTTTGGCAGGTATTGCCGCAGTAAGCGCCGGGCTGATCTGGAGCTATACCCCGCTCTCATCGTCCCACGCCTCAAACCCATCACCGGTTGCAGAGGAGCGCACGATGACGCCGGCCGGTGCCCTGCCCGCTGCCGGATTCGCCGATGTGGCCAAGACCGTCACGCCGGCCGTCGTCAACATCACCACCAGCGGGACTGAGGAGGTGTCCGACCATGCCCGCCCGCGCGGAAAAATGGAAGACTTTTTCGGATCACCGTTCGGCCCGCGCCGGTTCGGACCGCCAATGGAGCCACGGGAACACCGTGGCGGCGGACAGGGATCCGGAGTGATCGTCACTCAGGATGGCTATGTGCTGACCAACAACCATGTGATCGCAGGCGCGAAAACGGTGACGGTCACGCTGCCCGATAAACGGGAATTCAAAGGCCGGATCGTCGGCAGTGATCCGAAGAGCGATATTGCCGTGATCAAGATCGACGGCACTCAGCTCCCGACCGTTCCTTGGGGCGACTCCAGCCGCTTGCAGGTCGGTGAATACGTGCTGGCAGTTGGAAATCCCTTCGGCCTCAATTCCACGGTCACCCTGGGCATCGTCAGCGCACTGGGCCGTGGACACATGGGGATCACGCAGTATGAAGATTTTATTCAGACGGATGCCGCCATCAATCCTGGAAATAGCGGCGGGGCGCTCGTGAATACGAAGGGAGAACTGATTGGCATCAACACGGCCATCTTTTCTCAAACCGGCGGCTACCAAGGCGTTGGCTTTGCCGTCTCGACCGGCATGAGCAAGCCGATCTATGAAAGCCTGGTCAAAACCGGCAAGGTTGTTCGCGGATACCTGGGCATCGGCATTCAGGACCTGAACCATGACCTGGCCAAATCATTTGGCGTGAAGAGTAGTAATGGCGCGGTCGTCACCGACGTGAAGGAAGAGGGCCCGGCGGACAAGGCCGGGATCAAACAGGGCGATGTGATCCTTTCCTTCCAGGGCGCGCCGATCGAGGATGCCGTGACACTCCAACGCGCGGTCACGCGAACCGCAGTCGGCAGCAAAGCCACGGTGAAAGTGTTGCGGGATGGCCATGAACAAGAACTATCCGTCACGCTGGCCGAACTGCCGGATACCCAGCAGGTAGCCAAGGCGGAGATCGAATCCCCGGACCAGCCATTGGCGGGTCTCGCGGTGCAGGAACTTGATCGGGAAACGGCTCAGGAACTGGGGCTCAAGGGAAAGATTCAGGGAGTCGTGGTCACCAATGTCGACCCGGAAAGTGACGCGGAGCGGGCCGGATTGATGCCCGGTGACGTGATTCGGGAAATCAACCGGAAGCCGGTGACATCCATGAAGGAGTTCGATCGGGCCGCATCGAGTCTCAAGAAAGGGCAAACCGTTCTAGTCTTGATCAACCGACGCGGCGCATCCCTGTATCTGAGCGCGAAGATCTAA
- the argB gene encoding acetylglutamate kinase, which yields MNKLIKKADVLIEALPYIRTFKGKTVVIKYGGHAMTDASLKARFAQNVVLLKYVGLNPVVVHGGGPQIDQMLDRLGMEAKFKHGVRVTDAATMEIVEMVLAGRINMEIVDLLNRHGGQAVGLSGKDGGLMLTKPLTAKAWAESIEKDIDIEDRDADFGFVGDVKSIDPTLLLKLQEDHYIPVIAPIGTDREGNTYNINADLVAGAIAAALKAEKLVMLTDVKGIRDANGRHLSTVSRKDVQRMVKRGTISEGMLPKVHACLDALAGGVGKAHIVDGRVPHAILLEIFTHKGIGTEIVS from the coding sequence ATGAATAAACTGATTAAGAAAGCCGACGTGCTGATCGAGGCGCTGCCCTACATCCGGACATTTAAGGGCAAGACTGTCGTCATCAAGTACGGAGGGCATGCGATGACGGACGCCTCGCTCAAAGCGCGGTTCGCGCAGAATGTCGTGTTGCTGAAGTACGTCGGCTTGAATCCGGTCGTGGTGCATGGCGGCGGTCCGCAAATCGATCAGATGCTGGATCGATTGGGCATGGAAGCAAAGTTCAAGCACGGCGTGCGTGTGACTGATGCCGCGACGATGGAAATTGTAGAGATGGTCCTTGCGGGACGGATCAACATGGAAATCGTCGATCTGCTTAACCGGCACGGCGGCCAGGCGGTCGGGCTCAGCGGCAAAGACGGCGGGTTGATGTTGACCAAGCCGTTGACGGCCAAGGCCTGGGCGGAAAGCATCGAAAAGGATATCGATATCGAAGACCGGGACGCGGATTTCGGGTTTGTCGGAGACGTGAAGTCGATCGATCCCACATTGCTGCTGAAGCTCCAGGAAGATCACTACATTCCGGTGATAGCGCCCATCGGGACGGATCGGGAGGGGAACACGTACAACATCAATGCCGACCTGGTCGCCGGGGCGATCGCGGCGGCGTTGAAGGCGGAAAAGCTGGTGATGTTGACCGATGTGAAGGGGATCCGGGATGCCAATGGCCGCCATCTCTCGACGGTCTCGCGCAAGGATGTCCAGCGCATGGTCAAGCGCGGCACGATCAGCGAAGGCATGTTGCCGAAGGTGCATGCCTGCCTGGATGCACTGGCCGGCGGCGTCGGAAAAGCGCATATCGTGGACGGCCGCGTGCCCCATGCCATTCTGCTGGAGATTTTTACTCACAAGGGTATCGGAACCGAGATCGTCTCGTAG
- the rimO gene encoding 30S ribosomal protein S12 methylthiotransferase RimO → MASSLITPSRAKGKKPTIGFVNLGCSKNQVDSEVMLGTLVAGGFQLTGDARAAEVVIINTCGFIEEAKQESINSIIEHGRLKKSGSCRVLIAAGCLAQRYQGELLNELPELDGVVGTGEFGRIAEICRSLLAPKARQQRLWLGQPPYLYDADTPRVRLGTPHSAYLKIAEGCNRNCAFCAIPIMRGKQRSRPIESIVAEARRLAKEGVKELNLISQDTINYGVDLGLKQGLTALLRELVTVNDLRWIRPFYLYPQQVTDELLDLYAGEARITKYLDMPLQHISDGMLKRMHRLGDRKHLTELVERIRTKIPGVFFRTAFIVGFPGETDAHFEELKQFMLDMEFDRVAVFLYSDEEGTSAVNLDRKVDQAVMEERRNELLALQESISESKNREYLDRTIEVLVDGVSEESDRLLEARHQGLAPEIDGVVYCERGVAKPGDFISVTVTDVAGYDLIAQPVGHADRSHTSPSSPALLMPKKIGAGYR, encoded by the coding sequence ATGGCTTCATCATTGATTACGCCTTCACGGGCGAAAGGTAAGAAACCCACCATCGGCTTCGTGAACCTGGGTTGTTCAAAAAACCAGGTGGATTCCGAAGTCATGCTCGGAACGCTGGTGGCCGGCGGGTTCCAACTGACCGGCGATGCGCGCGCCGCCGAAGTGGTCATCATCAATACCTGCGGCTTTATTGAAGAGGCCAAGCAGGAATCGATCAATAGCATTATAGAACATGGCCGTCTCAAGAAGTCCGGTTCCTGTCGCGTCCTAATTGCAGCCGGCTGTCTGGCGCAGCGTTATCAGGGCGAGCTGCTGAATGAACTGCCTGAGTTGGACGGTGTGGTCGGCACCGGTGAATTCGGCCGCATCGCAGAAATCTGCCGCAGCCTCTTGGCTCCGAAGGCGCGCCAGCAACGTCTCTGGCTCGGGCAGCCACCCTACCTCTATGATGCCGACACGCCGCGCGTCCGTTTGGGCACGCCACACAGCGCCTACTTAAAAATTGCTGAAGGCTGTAACCGCAACTGTGCCTTCTGTGCAATTCCGATCATGCGCGGCAAGCAACGCAGCCGTCCGATCGAATCGATCGTGGCTGAGGCGAGACGGCTGGCCAAAGAAGGGGTCAAGGAGCTCAACCTCATTTCCCAGGACACCATCAATTACGGGGTGGATCTTGGCCTCAAGCAAGGACTCACGGCTCTGCTGCGCGAGTTGGTCACCGTGAACGATCTGCGTTGGATCCGGCCCTTCTACTTGTACCCGCAGCAGGTCACGGATGAGTTGTTGGATTTGTATGCTGGTGAGGCGCGCATCACCAAGTATCTCGACATGCCGCTCCAACACATCAGCGACGGGATGCTGAAGCGCATGCACCGATTGGGTGATCGCAAGCATCTGACGGAACTGGTGGAGAGGATTCGCACCAAAATTCCTGGCGTGTTCTTTCGAACGGCCTTTATCGTCGGGTTTCCCGGTGAGACCGATGCGCACTTTGAAGAATTGAAGCAGTTCATGCTCGATATGGAATTCGATCGCGTGGCGGTCTTCCTCTATTCCGATGAGGAAGGCACGTCGGCCGTGAACCTCGATCGCAAAGTCGACCAGGCGGTGATGGAAGAACGCCGCAATGAGCTCCTGGCTTTACAGGAATCGATTTCAGAGTCCAAAAACCGCGAGTACCTCGACCGTACAATCGAAGTCCTGGTGGATGGGGTGTCTGAGGAGTCGGATCGGTTGCTGGAGGCGAGGCATCAGGGTTTGGCGCCTGAGATCGACGGAGTGGTGTATTGTGAACGCGGGGTTGCCAAGCCGGGCGACTTCATTTCGGTTACAGTGACAGATGTCGCCGGGTATGATTTGATTGCCCAGCCTGTCGGCCACGCCGACAGGTCACACACGTCTCCCTCTTCTCCCGCGTTGCTCATGCCCAAAAAAATCGGAGCGGGGTACCGGTAA
- a CDS encoding gamma carbonic anhydrase family protein, with the protein MIRTFQGIKPTIPRSCFIEETAVVIGDVVMGEDCSAWFHAVIRGDVNYIRIGSRTNVQDLCMLHVTHDTHPLVIGDDVTIGHHVVLHGCTIQDRVLVGMGAIIMDGAVIGEDSVVGAGALVTEGTIVPPKSLILGSPAKVKRPVTEQELAWIRESAQNYIRYSRQYLTGPDKPRPGFWV; encoded by the coding sequence ATGATCCGGACGTTCCAAGGCATCAAGCCCACCATTCCGCGATCTTGCTTCATCGAAGAAACGGCGGTTGTCATCGGCGACGTCGTGATGGGCGAAGACTGCAGCGCCTGGTTCCATGCCGTTATCCGAGGGGATGTGAATTACATTCGCATCGGAAGCCGGACCAACGTGCAGGATCTCTGCATGCTGCATGTCACGCATGACACACACCCCCTCGTCATCGGCGACGACGTCACCATCGGACACCATGTGGTGCTGCATGGCTGCACCATTCAAGACCGGGTGCTGGTCGGAATGGGCGCCATCATCATGGACGGTGCGGTCATCGGGGAAGACTCGGTCGTCGGCGCTGGAGCGCTCGTGACAGAAGGCACCATCGTTCCACCCAAGAGCCTCATCCTGGGATCACCGGCTAAGGTCAAACGTCCGGTGACCGAGCAGGAGCTCGCATGGATACGGGAATCTGCGCAGAACTATATTCGATATTCCCGTCAGTACCTCACCGGACCCGATAAACCTCGCCCGGGGTTTTGGGTCTAA
- the hslU gene encoding ATP-dependent protease ATPase subunit HslU → MTTESTSRTLNVNSLTPRQIVEALDRYVIGQQDAKRMVAIALRNRWRRQQLAPELRDEVMPKNIIMIGPTGVGKTEIARRLAKLAEAPFIKVEASKFTEVGYVGRDVESIIRDLTEQAISLVKTKHLEDVQGKASRLGEERLLDLLLPGAPSRSAPPGFDHAASRAEAAEPTESADATRSKLRLQLREGKLDQRSVEVEVKERALPLGVISNAGGMEDLEGNLRDMLGGMFQGKKKKRVMKVPDALKHLTQEEAQKLIDMDEVVREAITKVEQTGIVFLDEIDKIAGRERAMGPDVSREGVQRDLLPIVEGSTVSTKHGAVQTDHILFIAAGAFHVAKPSDLIPELQGRFPIRVELAPLTKDDFVRILTEPRGALVRQYHALMATEGLTVEFTEDGLAEIAATAVQVNERTENIGARRLFTIMERLLEQVSFEGADSQEKTVVVNAAYVRERLLNIVKDQDLSRYIL, encoded by the coding sequence ATGACGACTGAATCGACTTCTCGCACCCTCAATGTGAATAGTCTCACGCCCCGGCAGATCGTCGAGGCGCTGGATCGCTATGTGATCGGCCAGCAGGATGCCAAGCGCATGGTCGCGATTGCCTTGCGTAACCGGTGGCGACGCCAGCAACTGGCTCCGGAGTTGCGTGATGAAGTGATGCCGAAGAACATCATCATGATCGGCCCCACCGGTGTCGGCAAAACTGAGATCGCCAGGCGTTTGGCCAAACTTGCCGAAGCGCCGTTCATCAAGGTGGAGGCCTCGAAGTTTACCGAGGTCGGGTACGTCGGCCGGGACGTCGAATCCATCATCCGTGATCTCACCGAACAAGCGATCAGTTTGGTGAAAACCAAACATTTGGAGGATGTGCAAGGGAAGGCTTCACGGCTCGGCGAAGAACGGCTGCTCGATTTGCTGCTGCCCGGCGCGCCATCCCGTTCGGCCCCGCCCGGATTCGACCATGCCGCCTCGCGCGCGGAAGCTGCAGAGCCGACTGAATCGGCGGACGCCACGCGCTCGAAGTTGCGATTGCAATTGCGCGAGGGCAAGCTGGATCAACGATCTGTGGAAGTCGAGGTGAAGGAACGGGCTTTACCGCTCGGAGTCATTTCGAATGCGGGCGGGATGGAAGATCTCGAAGGGAATCTCCGCGACATGTTGGGCGGCATGTTCCAGGGGAAGAAAAAGAAGCGGGTGATGAAGGTTCCCGATGCCCTGAAGCATCTTACTCAGGAGGAAGCCCAGAAACTGATCGATATGGATGAGGTGGTGCGGGAGGCCATCACAAAAGTCGAACAGACCGGCATCGTCTTTTTGGACGAGATCGACAAGATTGCCGGTCGTGAGCGTGCGATGGGCCCGGATGTGTCCCGTGAAGGGGTGCAACGCGATCTCTTGCCGATTGTGGAAGGCTCGACGGTCAGCACAAAACACGGCGCCGTCCAGACTGACCATATCCTCTTTATCGCCGCGGGAGCCTTTCACGTGGCCAAACCGTCGGATTTGATTCCTGAGCTTCAAGGGCGGTTTCCAATACGCGTGGAACTAGCGCCGCTCACCAAAGATGACTTTGTGCGTATCCTGACGGAGCCGCGGGGAGCGTTAGTGCGCCAGTATCACGCGTTGATGGCGACGGAAGGGCTCACCGTCGAGTTTACCGAAGACGGCTTGGCGGAGATTGCGGCGACGGCGGTGCAAGTCAACGAGCGCACGGAAAACATCGGCGCCCGGCGTCTCTTTACGATCATGGAGCGGCTGCTCGAACAGGTGTCGTTCGAAGGGGCGGACTCGCAAGAGAAGACCGTGGTCGTGAATGCTGCGTATGTACGGGAACGGTTGCTCAATATCGTGAAGGATCAGGACCTGAGCCGCTATATTTTGTAA
- a CDS encoding HAMP domain-containing protein: protein MPLRVRLTLWYGTALALILLTFSVVLYTVTARGLRDQVDESLQETASAAVRSLEVRGFLPLIDEDALLSQFPELTRIDKFFQIFSPTGTITIRSPNIRQHDVPLSRPALEAAFTGSTVFESARYPNEPPLRLVSVPIIYRGSLLYIVQVGTTLEGVEETLRRFLLVLLVMAPIALVVSLVGGWFLAGRALRPVDSITVAAQRIAAGDLTQRLHSERSSDEIGRLTDTFNNMIARLETSFAQIRQFSSDASHELRTPLTVMKGESELVLRRPRPVEDYIAVLESNLEEIDRMSRIVEELLFLSRADMGQVKTECEPVRLEALVEDIQRQACLLGQEREVDVIMGTIEPATVCGDELRLRELILNIVDNAVKYSHPRGKVEIDLRVEGSTARLAVRDYGIGIPQTAHKQIFDRFFRTDDARAHTKKGTGLGLAICAWIAEAHHGHIEVQSEVGQGSTFTLVLPLADAA from the coding sequence ATGCCGCTTCGAGTCCGGCTCACCCTCTGGTACGGAACCGCTCTGGCCCTGATTCTGTTGACGTTCTCCGTGGTGCTCTACACCGTCACGGCCCGCGGCCTCCGCGACCAAGTCGATGAGTCGTTGCAGGAAACCGCCTCGGCCGCCGTGCGCTCGCTGGAGGTCCGCGGATTCCTACCCCTCATCGATGAAGATGCCTTGTTGAGCCAATTCCCGGAACTCACCCGTATCGACAAATTCTTTCAGATCTTCAGCCCCACCGGTACCATCACCATCCGCTCGCCGAATATCCGGCAGCACGACGTGCCATTGAGCCGCCCGGCCCTGGAAGCCGCCTTTACCGGCAGCACCGTCTTCGAGTCGGCTAGATACCCCAACGAACCGCCGCTGCGTCTGGTGTCCGTTCCTATTATTTACCGCGGCTCGTTGCTCTACATCGTCCAGGTCGGCACCACCCTCGAAGGGGTCGAAGAAACCCTGCGCCGCTTCCTTCTCGTGCTGCTCGTGATGGCGCCGATTGCGCTGGTTGTGTCTCTCGTCGGAGGATGGTTTCTGGCAGGACGCGCTCTGCGTCCGGTCGATTCCATCACCGTCGCCGCGCAACGGATCGCGGCGGGCGATCTGACGCAACGGCTGCACTCTGAACGCTCGTCGGATGAAATCGGGCGTCTGACCGATACCTTCAACAATATGATCGCGCGACTGGAAACCTCCTTCGCACAAATCCGCCAGTTCAGCAGCGACGCTTCCCACGAACTGCGCACGCCGCTGACCGTTATGAAGGGCGAGAGTGAGTTGGTCCTGCGCCGCCCCCGACCGGTCGAAGATTATATCGCCGTGCTGGAGAGCAATCTGGAGGAAATCGACCGGATGTCTCGCATTGTGGAGGAGCTGCTGTTCCTCTCCAGGGCGGACATGGGCCAAGTCAAAACCGAATGCGAGCCGGTCAGACTGGAAGCCTTAGTGGAAGACATTCAACGACAGGCCTGCCTCCTTGGCCAGGAACGGGAAGTGGATGTCATCATGGGCACGATTGAACCGGCGACCGTATGTGGCGATGAACTTCGTCTGCGGGAACTCATCCTCAACATCGTCGACAATGCGGTGAAATATTCACATCCCCGGGGCAAGGTTGAAATCGACTTGCGGGTGGAAGGCTCCACCGCGCGCCTTGCCGTGCGCGATTACGGGATCGGCATTCCCCAGACTGCGCACAAACAGATTTTCGACCGCTTCTTCCGCACCGATGATGCGCGGGCCCATACCAAAAAAGGGACCGGCCTCGGCTTGGCCATCTGCGCCTGGATTGCGGAAGCCCACCATGGACACATCGAAGTCCAGAGCGAGGTCGGCCAGGGATCTACCTTCACGCTTGTCCTACCGTTGGCTGACGCAGCTTAA